A single genomic interval of Candidatus Margulisiibacteriota bacterium harbors:
- the kdpF gene encoding K(+)-transporting ATPase subunit F, translating into MSFEYLGILIIVVLLVGYLGYALIRPEKM; encoded by the coding sequence ATGAGCTTTGAATATCTGGGCATTTTAATAATTGTCGTTTTACTGGTCGGCTATCTCGGCTACGCCCTGATCAGGCCGGAGAAAATGTAA